One genomic window of Roseateles sp. DAIF2 includes the following:
- a CDS encoding efflux transporter outer membrane subunit: protein MIKKMLRSRRAGLALLPALLLAGCALTPTPRPELPQPAAWQAPLPHGGSEARLREWWAQFDDPLLDALIRAAESANPGLQQAVARIAQARASAAGAGSAGLPQLTANGAATRSRAAVPSSEGPRSIASLGLDASWELDLFSRVRLQSQAASERAVASGLDWHQAKISLAAEVAQSYLSLRSCERLVDIIERDGQALTRIAGYAQDKTKVGLEAPAAAALLQAAAADAASRALAQRADCDIEIKSLVALTVLDEPALRQRLAEGRARLPQSARFAVPVLPAALLAQRPDLAASERQVLAAWAERGAAEAERYPQLRLAGSISRGALRAGGLRDDGEGWSFGPTLSLPLLDGGLRRANVDAAQARYEEALAGHKAQLLAAVREVEQALVRLDAAEAREGHALASARGYDESFNATQARWQRGLAGAAELEESRRLALNAQASLVQVQRERQSAWVALYKASGGGWQVGVANRDE, encoded by the coding sequence ATGATCAAGAAGATGCTCCGATCGCGCCGGGCCGGCCTGGCCCTGCTGCCCGCGCTGCTGCTGGCCGGCTGCGCGCTAACGCCGACACCCCGGCCCGAACTGCCGCAACCCGCCGCCTGGCAGGCACCGCTGCCGCATGGGGGCAGCGAGGCGCGGCTGCGCGAATGGTGGGCCCAGTTCGACGACCCGCTGCTGGACGCGCTGATCCGCGCGGCCGAGAGCGCCAACCCGGGCCTGCAGCAGGCGGTGGCACGCATCGCCCAGGCCCGCGCTTCGGCCGCCGGTGCCGGCAGCGCCGGTCTGCCGCAGCTGACGGCCAACGGCGCGGCCACGCGCTCGCGCGCCGCGGTGCCCAGCAGCGAGGGGCCGCGCAGCATCGCCAGCCTGGGCCTGGACGCCAGCTGGGAGCTGGACCTGTTCTCGCGCGTGCGCCTGCAGTCGCAGGCCGCCAGCGAGCGCGCGGTGGCCTCGGGCCTGGACTGGCACCAGGCCAAGATCAGCCTGGCGGCCGAGGTGGCGCAGAGCTATCTGAGCCTGCGCAGCTGCGAGCGCCTGGTCGACATCATCGAGCGCGACGGCCAGGCGCTGACCCGCATCGCCGGCTATGCGCAGGACAAGACCAAGGTCGGCCTGGAGGCGCCGGCGGCGGCCGCGCTGCTGCAGGCCGCGGCCGCCGATGCGGCGAGCCGTGCGCTGGCCCAGCGCGCCGACTGCGATATCGAGATCAAGAGCCTGGTGGCGCTGACCGTGCTGGACGAGCCGGCGCTGCGCCAGCGCCTGGCCGAGGGGCGTGCGCGCCTGCCGCAGAGCGCGCGCTTCGCGGTACCTGTGCTGCCGGCCGCGCTGCTGGCGCAGCGACCCGACCTGGCCGCCAGCGAGCGCCAGGTGCTGGCCGCCTGGGCAGAGCGCGGCGCCGCCGAGGCCGAGCGCTATCCGCAGCTGCGCCTCGCCGGTTCGATCTCGCGCGGCGCGCTGCGCGCCGGCGGCCTGCGCGACGACGGCGAGGGCTGGTCCTTCGGCCCGACCCTGAGCCTGCCGCTGCTCGACGGCGGCCTGCGCCGCGCCAATGTGGATGCGGCCCAGGCGCGCTACGAGGAGGCGCTGGCCGGCCACAAGGCGCAGCTGCTGGCGGCGGTGCGCGAGGTCGAGCAGGCGCTGGTGCGGCTCGATGCGGCCGAGGCGCGCGAGGGCCATGCGCTCGCCAGCGCGCGGGGCTACGACGAGTCCTTCAATGCCACCCAGGCGCGCTGGCAGCGCGGCCTGGCCGGCGCCGCCGAGCTGGAGGAATCGCGCCGGCTGGCGCTGAACGCGCAGGCCAGCCTGGTGCAGGTGCAGCGCGAGCGCCAGAGCGCCTGGGTGGCGCTTTACAAGGCCAGCGGCGGCGGTTGGCAGGTCGGTGTGGCGAATCGGGACGAATGA
- a CDS encoding efflux RND transporter periplasmic adaptor subunit yields the protein MTMQIKSKLMVVMAVAGVVSTLALAADDDAKKKAAPAAKARPALSVKLVAAEAQDWPQALSASGSVAAWQEAVVGAEISGLRLSQVLVNVGDRVKRGQLLAQLSRDTVLSELAQSRAAAAEAQANLEAAKLDAERARALQSGGSGALSAQQLQQYLTGEQTAKARFDAAQAKVRSDELRLAQTRIMAPDDGVISARAATVGAVVQGQELFRLIRGNRLEWRAEVPASELARLKPGQAVQVEVPGPQPTKARGTLRMVAPTVDAATRNGLVYVDLPADAGLRAGSFVRGEILLGSGKVLSLPQTAVQPRDGFSYVFKIGQGGKVQQAKVTTGRRIGERIELLAGLDAGAQVVASGVGFLTDGDLVQVVGGSKP from the coding sequence ATGACGATGCAGATCAAGAGCAAGCTGATGGTGGTGATGGCCGTGGCGGGCGTCGTGAGCACGCTGGCGCTGGCCGCCGACGATGACGCCAAGAAGAAGGCCGCTCCCGCCGCGAAGGCGCGGCCGGCGCTGAGCGTCAAGCTGGTCGCGGCCGAGGCGCAGGACTGGCCGCAGGCGCTGAGCGCCAGCGGCTCGGTCGCGGCCTGGCAGGAGGCGGTGGTGGGCGCCGAGATCTCGGGCCTGCGCCTGTCGCAGGTGCTGGTCAATGTCGGCGACCGGGTCAAGCGCGGCCAGCTGCTGGCCCAGCTGTCCCGCGACACGGTGCTTTCCGAATTGGCGCAGAGCCGCGCCGCTGCCGCCGAGGCGCAGGCCAATCTGGAGGCCGCCAAGCTGGACGCCGAGCGCGCCCGCGCGCTGCAGTCCGGCGGCAGCGGCGCCCTCAGCGCGCAGCAGCTGCAGCAATACCTGACCGGCGAGCAGACCGCCAAGGCCCGCTTCGATGCGGCCCAGGCCAAGGTCCGCAGCGACGAGCTGCGCCTGGCCCAGACCCGCATCATGGCGCCGGACGATGGCGTGATCTCGGCCCGCGCCGCGACGGTGGGCGCGGTGGTGCAGGGCCAGGAGCTGTTCCGCCTGATCCGCGGCAACCGGCTCGAATGGCGCGCCGAGGTGCCGGCCTCCGAGCTGGCGCGGCTGAAGCCCGGCCAGGCGGTGCAGGTCGAGGTGCCGGGCCCGCAGCCGACCAAGGCGCGCGGCACCCTGCGCATGGTGGCGCCCACGGTGGACGCGGCGACGCGCAACGGCCTGGTCTATGTGGACCTGCCGGCGGATGCCGGCCTGCGCGCCGGCAGTTTCGTGCGCGGCGAGATCCTGCTGGGCAGCGGCAAGGTGCTGAGCCTGCCGCAGACCGCGGTCCAGCCGCGCGACGGCTTCAGCTATGTGTTCAAGATCGGGCAGGGCGGCAAGGTGCAGCAGGCGAAGGTGACGACCGGCCGCCGGATCGGCGAGCGCATCGAGCTGCTCGCGGGCCTGGACGCCGGTGCCCAGGTGGTGGCCAGCGGCGTCGGTTTCCTGACCGATGGCGACCTGGTTCAGGTGGTCGGGGGAAGCAAGCCATGA